A portion of the Blastopirellula sediminis genome contains these proteins:
- a CDS encoding PP2C family serine/threonine-protein phosphatase: MDPQSQPGEQVDPTANSVSQIEAIRKLIEGVKLSAANQRWPLNIEDRSIRSQLRDEILSPLGRKEIDLETAEGRWEKLYDKNKFIAALHPVDPADLTDTGQASPTGEAASTADSAFEDDGPELHREEMPAPDPPPLTPVKAQWLNIDPPSDDPDFVPNEASAVDSANDWKVIAASVRGKSHAHKGTFRDDAFGFAECGAWTIVVVSDGAGSSRLSRIASQIACDAAIVSLKSTLANYKLSAPPGDTENLNSDLTRLRSFLVDAARTAQEAVLREVGRREIEVRDMYATLLVMLHTKWGEHEIVAALQVGDGAIGVLHQADADDWACTVLGDADHGDYSSETRFLTTPGIEREFTSRVKFTLKRQIGCIGVMSDGVSDDFFPEDQRLVQLFCGAPIEVEGFVSGDGEPVAGVMQGLLKDSAPDDDLGTGLIKWLQYEKRGSFDDRTLVLLHRSLA, from the coding sequence ATGGACCCGCAATCGCAACCCGGCGAACAAGTTGATCCGACCGCTAATTCGGTTTCGCAAATCGAGGCGATACGGAAATTGATCGAAGGGGTCAAACTCTCGGCGGCAAACCAACGATGGCCGCTAAACATTGAAGACCGGTCCATTCGAAGTCAACTGCGTGATGAAATCTTATCTCCTCTCGGCAGAAAGGAGATCGATCTAGAAACGGCGGAAGGTCGCTGGGAAAAGCTTTACGACAAAAATAAGTTCATTGCTGCGTTGCATCCGGTCGATCCTGCCGATTTGACCGACACAGGGCAAGCGTCCCCAACTGGCGAAGCTGCCTCCACCGCCGACTCGGCTTTCGAGGATGATGGCCCCGAGTTGCACCGAGAGGAAATGCCGGCGCCAGATCCGCCGCCCCTTACCCCCGTCAAGGCGCAGTGGCTCAACATCGATCCCCCGAGCGACGATCCCGATTTTGTGCCGAACGAGGCGTCGGCAGTCGATAGCGCCAACGACTGGAAGGTCATCGCCGCGAGCGTGCGGGGCAAATCGCACGCACATAAGGGGACATTTCGCGATGACGCGTTTGGTTTCGCCGAGTGCGGCGCGTGGACGATCGTCGTCGTTTCGGACGGCGCCGGCTCTTCTCGCTTGTCCAGGATCGCGTCGCAAATCGCCTGCGACGCGGCGATCGTCAGCCTCAAGTCGACGCTGGCGAACTACAAATTGTCGGCCCCGCCGGGCGATACGGAGAACCTGAACAGCGACCTGACTCGACTCCGCAGCTTTTTGGTCGACGCCGCGCGCACCGCGCAAGAGGCGGTCCTCCGCGAAGTCGGCCGGCGCGAAATTGAAGTTCGCGACATGTATGCGACGCTGCTTGTGATGCTGCATACGAAATGGGGCGAACACGAGATCGTCGCCGCCTTGCAGGTTGGAGATGGAGCAATCGGCGTCCTCCATCAAGCGGACGCCGACGACTGGGCGTGTACGGTCCTCGGAGATGCGGATCATGGCGATTATTCGAGCGAAACCCGCTTTTTGACCACGCCTGGCATCGAACGCGAATTCACCAGTCGCGTCAAGTTTACGCTGAAGCGGCAAATCGGCTGCATCGGCGTGATGTCGGATGGGGTGAGCGACGACTTCTTTCCCGAGGATCAACGTCTCGTCCAACTCTTTTGCGGAGCTCCGATCGAAGTCGAAGGGTTCGTCTCTGGCGATGGAGAGCCAGTCGCCGGAGTCATGCAGGGCTTGCTGAAAGACTCCGCGCCGGACGACGATCTCGGAACTGGGCTCATTAAGTGGCTGCAGTATGAAAAGCGGGGGTCCTTCGATGACCGGACGCTCGTTCTGTTGCACAGGAGTCTCGCGTGA
- a CDS encoding vWA domain-containing protein: MTGRMVGSALPISRRLPVYLLIDCSGSMVGEPIEAIKTGLQGFVSALNSDPQAIETVWVSVISFASVAEQRVPLMEVTEFRPPELEPHGATALGEALEVLTECIDAEVRKTTTEQKGDFRPMAFLFTDGEPTDRWQEPAGQFRHADLASLIVCGAGPDIKDETLKQLSDTVIHLKDTHPGTLINFMQWVTQAVASTSKSLGAHPQAQDNYAANLPAGDGINIMP, encoded by the coding sequence GTGACAGGACGAATGGTCGGTTCGGCGTTGCCTATCTCGCGGCGGCTTCCTGTTTATCTGCTGATCGATTGTTCGGGCTCGATGGTCGGCGAGCCGATCGAAGCGATCAAGACAGGCTTGCAAGGATTCGTCAGCGCCCTGAACAGCGATCCCCAGGCGATCGAAACCGTCTGGGTCAGCGTGATCTCGTTCGCCAGCGTCGCCGAGCAGCGCGTGCCGCTGATGGAAGTGACAGAATTCCGTCCGCCAGAGCTCGAACCGCACGGCGCCACCGCCTTAGGCGAAGCGCTCGAAGTTTTGACCGAGTGCATCGACGCGGAAGTCCGGAAGACGACCACCGAGCAAAAAGGGGACTTTCGTCCCATGGCCTTCCTCTTCACCGACGGCGAGCCGACCGACCGTTGGCAAGAACCGGCCGGCCAATTTCGCCACGCCGATCTCGCTTCGCTGATCGTCTGCGGCGCAGGCCCCGACATCAAGGACGAAACGCTCAAGCAGTTGAGCGATACGGTGATTCACCTCAAAGATACGCACCCCGGCACGCTGATCAACTTCATGCAGTGGGTGACGCAAGCGGTCGCCAGCACCAGCAAGTCGCTAGGCGCCCATCCGCAAGCCCAAGACAACTACGCAGCCAATCTGCCCGCAGGCGACGGCATCAACATCATGCCGTAA
- a CDS encoding VWA domain-containing protein, whose amino-acid sequence MSDVSPGLRRLPVYLLLDCSGSMFGEPIEAVRQGLSLLRSDLQSDPQALETVWLSVITFETDAKQVVPLTPIDQFSEPTLQASGATSMGAAIKLLMECIDREVRKTSATQKGDFKPLVFLMTDGIATDNWEGAADELKKRRPGNIIACAAGSGADEQALKRATEIVVKLTDTSPGTLQAFFRWVTASVSTTSASVSAKGDAPVNMPMPSAEEGIVIVP is encoded by the coding sequence ATGTCTGACGTAAGCCCCGGACTGCGACGCTTGCCCGTCTATTTGTTGCTCGACTGCTCTGGGTCGATGTTCGGTGAACCGATCGAAGCCGTACGCCAGGGCTTGTCGCTCTTACGTTCCGACTTGCAAAGCGATCCCCAGGCGTTGGAAACGGTCTGGCTGAGCGTCATCACCTTTGAAACTGACGCCAAGCAAGTCGTTCCGTTGACGCCGATCGATCAATTCTCGGAGCCGACGCTCCAGGCCAGCGGCGCCACCTCGATGGGCGCGGCGATCAAGTTGCTGATGGAATGCATCGATCGCGAAGTCCGCAAGACGAGCGCCACGCAAAAGGGAGACTTCAAGCCGCTCGTCTTCCTGATGACCGACGGTATCGCGACCGACAACTGGGAAGGAGCCGCCGACGAACTCAAGAAGCGACGCCCTGGCAACATCATCGCCTGTGCCGCAGGCTCCGGCGCCGACGAGCAAGCGCTCAAGCGGGCCACCGAAATTGTCGTCAAGCTGACCGACACGTCCCCCGGCACGTTGCAAGCCTTTTTCCGCTGGGTTACCGCGTCGGTATCGACGACGAGCGCCAGCGTTTCCGCCAAAGGGGACGCGCCGGTCAACATGCCGATGCCGTCCGCCGAAGAAGGAATCGTCATCGTACCGTAA